The following proteins come from a genomic window of Triticum aestivum cultivar Chinese Spring chromosome 6A, IWGSC CS RefSeq v2.1, whole genome shotgun sequence:
- the LOC123130763 gene encoding uncharacterized protein produces the protein MQLQGETRSREALEPPPSSPVVFAARGEPSEQRLFTSSPSPAEHAPSSFDLTTASTTRSHLRPSPHFRRRLAGEPPPPTLEATAIFPLFRLSGVRRELLSGV, from the exons ATGCAGCTGCAGGGCGAAACCCGATCTCGCGAGGCGCTCGAGCCGCCGCCGTCTTCGCCGGTCGTTTTCGCTGCC CGGGGCGAGCCGTCGGAGCAGCGGCTGTTCACGTCGTCACCGTCACCCGCAGAGCACGCCCCGTCGTCGTTTGACCTCACCACCGCGTCCACAACTCGAAGCCACCTCCGCCCGTCACCTCACTTTCGCCGGAGACTCGCCGGagagccaccgccgccgacgctcGAAGCCACCGCCATTTTTCCTCTGTTTCG attgtccggagtgcgacgcgagctattgtcaggagtgtga